The genomic DNA GCGACGCGCTCGTCGACCAGGTCGACTTCTCGACGCTGTCGCTCGAACTCGTGACCGAAGACGTCGCCCCGGTGCCCGAGCCCGCGACGTTCTGGGACGGCCTCGTGGCCGGTTGGACCGCCCTGGTCGCGTTCGGTTCGGGCCTGCTCGTCGTGATCGGCGCGCTGCTGCCGTGGCTCGCCGCGCTCGCCCTGCTCGGCGCGATCGTGCTCGGCATCGTGCTCGCGATCACCCGGTCGCGTCGCCGGGGATCGGATGCCACGACGGCGCCCGAGCCGCAACCGGCCGACGAGGCATCCGGTCACTGAGCACCCGCCCGACGCCGGGCGCAGAGGGGTGCGCCCGGCGTAGGCTGGCGGCGTGACGCCCGAGACGCTGCTCGACGACGACCTGCTGGACCGGATCCGCGACCGCGCCGCCGACTACGACGCGCGCAACGCCTTCTTCGACGACGATCTGCGCGACCTGCGCGAGGCCGGGTACCTGCGGGCGCTGGTTCCCGAGGAATTCGGCGGGCTCGGCTGGGGTCTCGACGACGCGGTGCGCGCGCAGATGCGACTCGGCGGGGCCGCGCCCGCGACCGCGCTCGCGGTGAACATGCACCTCGTGTGGACCGGTGTCGCGAAGGTGCTGCGCGATCGCGGCGACGACACGCTCGAGTTCCTCCAGCGCGAGGCGGGCGCGGGCGAGGTGTTCGGCTTCGGCATCTCGGAAGCGGGCAACGACCTCATGCTGTTCGGCTCGCGCACGGCCGCCGACCCGCAGGCCGACGGCGGCTACCGGTACACGGGCCGCAAGATCTTCACCTCGCTCTCGCCCGCGTGGACGCGGCTCGGCACGATGGGCCTCGACACCGCGTCGCCTGACGCGCCGAAGATCGTCTACGGCTTCATCGACCGCGACGACCCCGACGTGCGCATCCTCGACGACTGGGACACGCTCGGCATGCGCGCGAGCCAGAGCCGAACGACGGTGCTCGACGGCGCCTACGCCGCACCCGACCGCATCGTTCGGCGGCTCGACCCGGGGCCGAACGCCGACCCGTTCATCTTCGGCATCTTCGCGTGCTTCGAACTGCTCCTCGGAGCCGTGTACACCGGCATCGGCGGGCGGGCACTCGACCTCGCGGTCGCCGCAGCGCGCCGACGCACCTCGATGAAGCACGACGGGCGCCCGCTCTCGGAGGACCCCGACATCCGCTGGCGCGTCGCCGACGCCGCCCTCGCGCACGACGCGATCGAGCCGCAGCTCGTGTCGCTCGCCCGCGACGTCGACGCCCTCGTCGACCACGGAGCGCTCTGGTACGCCAAGCTCTCGGGCGCCAAGGTGCGGGCCACCGAGACCGCGAAACACGTCGTCGACCAGGCGGTGCGGGTGGCCGGCGGGTCGACCTATTTCACGGGGTCCGAGCTCGGGCGGTTGTATCGCGACGTGCTCGCCGGCATCTTCCACCCCTCCGACGACGAATCGGCGCACTCGACCATCGCGAACGCATGGCTGGGGCCGGTGGGCTGAGGGAGACCGGGCCGACTCGCTGCTTTCCCCGCCGTCAGGCGCGACGGCGGAACGGGGCGAGCGTGGCCCGCACCGTGTCGGCGGCGCCCCAGTCGTCGTCGAACTGCGCGATCACGGCGAGGTGCTGGCGCAGCTGGATGATCGGCATGCGCTCGCGCCATCCGGCATCGAGCGACGTCAACTCGGCGTAGCGGTCGAAGAAGGCGCGCGCCTCGGGCGGCGGCGCCGTCGTCCACAGGTGCGCCAGGTCGACCTCCGCCCACGTGTACGAGACGGCCGGGTCGATCAGCGCGGGTCGCCCGTCGGGTGCGGCCATGACGTTCTGCGCCCACAGGTCGCCGTGCGTGAGGCACGCGGCGCGCTTCGGCAGCAACTCGGGCAGTCGCGCGCAGAGATGCTCGAGCGCCGCGCGATCCGCCGCATCGAGCGCCGCGTGCACCCGGGGCTCCTCGAGCCACCGCAGCAGGCGGTGCCGGGCGAAGAACTCGAAGCCGTCGTCCTCCCACGCGTTGACCTGGCGACGTCGGCCCAGCCAGTTGTCGCGGTGCCAGCCGAACCGATCGTGGGCGGTCGTGGAGTGCATCCGGGCGAGCTCGTGCGCGAACCGCACCCAGAAGTCCTCGGTGCTCGGCCGCGGCGGCAGCGCGGACAGCACGAGCACGTCGCGGGTCGCGAGCACCACGTCGGGGGTCGCGATGTCGCCGAGCGTGCGGAGCGCGTGAAGCCCCTCGGCCTCCGTGTCGAAGGCGTCGTCGGACGGGGTCTCGGCGAAGGCCTTGACGAACACGGTCGTTCCTCCCGCGGTGCGGGCGAGGCCGGCAGCGGCCGCGAGTCCGCCGGTCACCGGTTCGATCGAGTCGATGCCGGTCATGCCGGCCGCGCGCAGCCGCTCGGACAGGATCGACGTGGAATCGGGAACCCCGCTGCTGTCCTCGCGCACCCGCCCAGCCTGTCGCGGTGCGTCGCCCCGGTGCAACCGGACGACGCGGAATCCGATCTCGCGGCCTCGATAGACTGACGGCGCGGCCGTGCTCGCGCCGCTGACCGTAGGGAGTGCAGATGAACGGCGTCCTGTTCCTGATCGCGATGGCGATCTTCGTGTTCGGCCTGTGGCTGTTCGGCATCGCCGAGACGGTGCCCGGGTTCCAGGCGCCGGTCTTCTTCGCGGGCATCCTGTGCGTGGCGATCGCCCTCGCCATCCCGACGACGGTGCTCGGTCGGGGCGGCGGACGGTGACCCTGCCGGTCGCCGACACGATCGTCATCTATCCCGCGGGCGACCTCGTCGCCCGTTCGCGCGTGGTGCACGTCGAGGCCACGGCCGACGGCCGGCTCGCCGTGATCACCGCCGCCACGAGCTGTCACCCGGTGGACGCATCCTGGCCCGACCAGCCCGCCGACCGCGCGGTGCTGCGCGTCCTGGACGGCGGCGCGGGCACCGCGTCCGCGATCGAGGTGCTCGACGCGGTGGTCGGAGCGACCGACGGCGACGTGCTGCACCTCGGCGCCGACGTGCCCGTGCGGCGCGGCACCGAGGGCTGGGCGTTCGTCGTCGCGCACCTGGTCGCCGCCGACGCGCCGGTCGCCGAAGGCGACGAGGTCGAGATCGAGGCGGATGCTGCGCTTCGCGCCGAGTTGTCCGCCGGGCACACGGCCTGTCACCTGGCCGCGCTCGCCCTGAACCGGGCGGTGGCCGGCAACTGGTCGAAGGAGTTCCGCACCGACGCGCTCGGCTCCCCCGACTTCGATCAGGCCGCGATCCAGACGTCCACCATCGTGCCGAACGGCTCGATCGATCGGTTCCGGCTGAACTCGTCGCTGCGTCGCAAGGGCTTCGACATCGCCGGGCTTCCCGCGCAGCTCGATGATGTCCGGGCCGCCATGACGGCGCAGCTCGCCGAATGGGTCGCCACCGGGGCATCCGTTCGGGTCGAGCGCGGCGGTGACGGCCTCACCGACCTGCGCGAGTGGGTGTGCGAGCTGCCGGGCGGTACGGCGCGCATTCCGTGCGGCGGCACGCACGTGGCATCCCTCGCCGAGTTCGCGGCCGTCGACGCGGAGCTCGCGCTCCTCGAGGACGGCGGCACCGCCCTGCTGGAGCTGCGCACCTCCGCGACGCGCCGCGACTGAACGGCGGGCGGCGCGCCCGCACCGTGCCGCCGACACCCCTGCGCGGGGTTACACTTGCCGCCGTGGGAATTCGCATCGAGAAGGTCGACCTGCCGGGCATCGGCTGGCGCCACGACCTGGTGACCGAGGGCGGGCGGCGCATCAGCGTCGTGTCGCACCGCGACGGTGAACGCGACCTCGGCCTGTTCGACGCCGACGACCCCGACGCCTGTCGCGACAGCATCCCGCTGAACGACGACGAGGCGGCGGCACTGGCCGACGTGCTCGGCGCCTCGGTGATGCTGAGCCGGTTGACCAGTCTCTCCGACGAGACGGCCGGGCTCTACACCGAGCAGATCGCGCTTCCGACCGATTCCCCCTACCTGAACCGCACGCTGGGCGACACGAAGGCGCGCACCCGCACGCACGCCTCGATCGTGGCGATCGTCCGCGACGGTGCAGTGATCCCGTCGCCCACGCCGACCGAGCCGCTGCGGCCCGGCGATGTGATCGTCGCGGTCGGCACGCGCGAAGGCCTCGACGGCGTCTCGCGTCTGCTCGCCAACGGTCCCGGCTGAGCGGCGCCTCCATGCACGAGACCACGCTGCTCCTGATCGAAGTCGGCGCGCTGCTTCTCGGCATGAGCCTGCTCGGGCGCCTCGCGATCCGCTTCGGCGTCTCGCCGATCCCGGTGTACCTGCTGCTCGGCCTCGCGTTCGGGGAGGGCGGCGTGCTGCCGCTCGACGCGAGCGAGGAGTTCTTCCAGGTCGGCTCCGAGATCGGCGTCATCCTGCTGCTGGCGCTGCTCGGCCTGGAGTACACCGCGGAGGAGCTGTTCGGCGGCCTCAAGTCCTCGCGCGCCGCTGGCCTCGTCGACGGCCTGCTGAACGCCCTGCCCGGTGCCGCGTTCGCACTGGTGCTCGGCTGGGGACCGGTGGCGGCCGTCGCGCTCGCGGGCGTCACCTGGGTGTCATCGTCGGGGGTGATCGCGAAGCTGCTGCGCGACCTCGGGCGGCTCTCGAACCGCGAGACGCCGGGGGTGCTCGCCGTGCTCGTGATCGAAGACCTCGCGATGGCGTTCTACCTGCCGGTGCTCTCGGCGATCGTCGTGGGCGTGAGCCTCGTGCAGGGTGCGATCTCGGTCGCGATCGCCGTGGCGGTGGTCGCCGTCATCCTCTACATCGCGCTGCGCCACGGGCACGTCGTGTCGCGGCTCTTCCCGGCCGACGACTTCGAACCGCTGCTGCTCGGCGTGCTCGGCCTCACGATGCTCGTCGCCGGGCTCGCCGCCGAGGTCAGCGTGTCGGCCGCGGTGGGAGCGTTCCTCGTGGGCATCGCGCTGTCGGGCCGGGTGGCCGAGAACGCGAGCCAGGTGCTCACGCCGCTGCGCGACCTGTTCGCGGCGATCTTCTTCGTGTTCTTCGGGCTGACGACGGACTGGTCCGACCTGGTGTCGATGCTGTTGCCCGCCCTCGCCCTGGCCGTCGTCACGATCGCGACGAAGGTGCTCACCGGCATGTACGCGGCGCGGCGCGCCGGTGTCGGCCTGCTGGGTCAGTGGCGGGCGGGCTTCGCCCTCACGCCGCGCGGCGAGTTCTCGATCGTGATCGCGGGGCTGGCGGTCGGCGCCGGGGTGACGCCGCAGCTCGCCCCGCTCGCGACGGCGTACGTGCTCATCACCATCCTCGCCGGCACGTTCCTCACGCGCCTGCCCGATGCCGCTTGGTTCCGCGCGGCGGTCAGGAAGCAGGCGGTGCGTCCGCCGGTGTAGCGGATGCATCCGAGCCGGCGTCGGCAGCTGCGTCGTCTGCGTCGGCCTCGGCGAGGAGCTCGCGCACGCGGGGCACCACCTGGGTCGCGTACCGCTCGATCGTCTCCATCATGACCTCGTGCGGCAGCGTGCCGTTCGAGTACTTCAGGTCGAACCGGGTCGCCCCGATGGAGCGCATCGCCGCGGCGATCTTCGTCGCGACCGTCTCGGGTGAACCGGCGTACAGCGCGCCGTGCTCGCTCGCCTCGGCCTCGAAGTGCGCGCGGGTCGCCGGACCCCAGCCGCGCTCGCGGCCGATGCGGTTGATGATGACCTCGTAGTGCGGCCAGAGCGTGTCGAGCGCCGCCTCGTCGGTCTCGGCGACGATGCCGGGCGAGTGCACCGCGATCGGCTGCGGTTCGTGGCCGAACTGCTCGAGCGCCCGACGGTACAGGTCGGCGAGCGGCGCGAAGCGGGCCGGGCTGCCGCCGATGATGGCGAGCACGAGCGGCAGGCCGTAGTGCGCGGCGCGCACGACCGACTCGGGGCTGCCGCCGACGCCGACCCAGGTCTTCAGCCGGCCGTGCTCGACCGGCGGGTAGACGAGCTGGTCGGTCAGCGGCGGGCGCAGGGTGCCCGTCCAGGTCACCGGCTCCTGGGTGAGCAGGGCGGCGAACAGCTGCAGCTTCTCTTCGAACAGCTCCTGGTACTGGCTGAGGTCGTAGCCGAACAGCGGGAACGACTCGATGAACGACCCTCGGCCCAGGATGACCTCGGCCCGCCCGTTCGAGACCGCGTCGAGCGTCGAGAACCGCTGGAACACGCGCACGGGGTCGTCGCTGCTCAACACCGTCACGGCGGAGCCGAGATGGATCCGCTCGGTCCGGCTCGCGATCGCGGCCAGCACGACGTCGGGCGCGGAGACGGCGAACTCGTGGCGGTGGTGCTCACCGATGCCGAAGAAATCGAGGCCGAGCCGGTCGGCGGCAACGGCCTCTTCGACGACGTTGCGCAGCACCCGGGCGTGCGGGAGCACCTCGCCGTCGGGGCCGAGCGTCACATCGCCGAACGTGTCGAGCCCGAACTCGTAGTGGCGAGTCATCCGCGCATCCCCTCCGTCGCATCCCCCACGGGGATTCCATGCTCATGCATCGACATGCCGGAACCCGCCGTGCCACGAGACTATTCCCAGCCGCGCAACGGCTGCCAGTGGGAGGATGGACGCAAGCCGCATGGGAATGCGGCGCAGCGTCGCGCGCGTTTTCTGCATACGGATGCATCGAATCGGATGCCCCTCGCACCCGACCACTCGGAGAGGACACGCGGAACATGGAGCGACCCGTCATCGGGATCTTCGGCGCCGGCAAGGTCGGCACCGCGCTCGCACGGCTGCTCGTGGCATCCGGTCACCGCGTGCTCATCGCCGGCTCGCCGCGCCAGACCGCCCTCGATCTCGTCGTCGGCGTCGTCGCGCCGGGTGCCGAAGTGGCGACGCCCGACGCGCTGGTCGACGCGGCCGACGTCGTCATCGTCGCCGTGCCGTTCGGCAAGGCCGCGACCGTCCCGTGGCCGCGGTTCGACGGCAAGATCGTCGTCGACGCCATGAACTACTGGCCGCCGATCGACGGCAACCTGCCCGACATCGACGCCGAC from Agromyces larvae includes the following:
- a CDS encoding acyl-CoA dehydrogenase family protein — translated: MTPETLLDDDLLDRIRDRAADYDARNAFFDDDLRDLREAGYLRALVPEEFGGLGWGLDDAVRAQMRLGGAAPATALAVNMHLVWTGVAKVLRDRGDDTLEFLQREAGAGEVFGFGISEAGNDLMLFGSRTAADPQADGGYRYTGRKIFTSLSPAWTRLGTMGLDTASPDAPKIVYGFIDRDDPDVRILDDWDTLGMRASQSRTTVLDGAYAAPDRIVRRLDPGPNADPFIFGIFACFELLLGAVYTGIGGRALDLAVAAARRRTSMKHDGRPLSEDPDIRWRVADAALAHDAIEPQLVSLARDVDALVDHGALWYAKLSGAKVRATETAKHVVDQAVRVAGGSTYFTGSELGRLYRDVLAGIFHPSDDESAHSTIANAWLGPVG
- a CDS encoding fructosamine kinase family protein — translated: MREDSSGVPDSTSILSERLRAAGMTGIDSIEPVTGGLAAAAGLARTAGGTTVFVKAFAETPSDDAFDTEAEGLHALRTLGDIATPDVVLATRDVLVLSALPPRPSTEDFWVRFAHELARMHSTTAHDRFGWHRDNWLGRRRQVNAWEDDGFEFFARHRLLRWLEEPRVHAALDAADRAALEHLCARLPELLPKRAACLTHGDLWAQNVMAAPDGRPALIDPAVSYTWAEVDLAHLWTTAPPPEARAFFDRYAELTSLDAGWRERMPIIQLRQHLAVIAQFDDDWGAADTVRATLAPFRRRA
- a CDS encoding metal-dependent hydrolase — encoded protein: MTLPVADTIVIYPAGDLVARSRVVHVEATADGRLAVITAATSCHPVDASWPDQPADRAVLRVLDGGAGTASAIEVLDAVVGATDGDVLHLGADVPVRRGTEGWAFVVAHLVAADAPVAEGDEVEIEADAALRAELSAGHTACHLAALALNRAVAGNWSKEFRTDALGSPDFDQAAIQTSTIVPNGSIDRFRLNSSLRRKGFDIAGLPAQLDDVRAAMTAQLAEWVATGASVRVERGGDGLTDLREWVCELPGGTARIPCGGTHVASLAEFAAVDAELALLEDGGTALLELRTSATRRD
- a CDS encoding cation:proton antiporter regulatory subunit; translation: MGIRIEKVDLPGIGWRHDLVTEGGRRISVVSHRDGERDLGLFDADDPDACRDSIPLNDDEAAALADVLGASVMLSRLTSLSDETAGLYTEQIALPTDSPYLNRTLGDTKARTRTHASIVAIVRDGAVIPSPTPTEPLRPGDVIVAVGTREGLDGVSRLLANGPG
- a CDS encoding cation:proton antiporter, with the protein product MHETTLLLIEVGALLLGMSLLGRLAIRFGVSPIPVYLLLGLAFGEGGVLPLDASEEFFQVGSEIGVILLLALLGLEYTAEELFGGLKSSRAAGLVDGLLNALPGAAFALVLGWGPVAAVALAGVTWVSSSGVIAKLLRDLGRLSNRETPGVLAVLVIEDLAMAFYLPVLSAIVVGVSLVQGAISVAIAVAVVAVILYIALRHGHVVSRLFPADDFEPLLLGVLGLTMLVAGLAAEVSVSAAVGAFLVGIALSGRVAENASQVLTPLRDLFAAIFFVFFGLTTDWSDLVSMLLPALALAVVTIATKVLTGMYAARRAGVGLLGQWRAGFALTPRGEFSIVIAGLAVGAGVTPQLAPLATAYVLITILAGTFLTRLPDAAWFRAAVRKQAVRPPV
- a CDS encoding LLM class flavin-dependent oxidoreductase, encoding MTRHYEFGLDTFGDVTLGPDGEVLPHARVLRNVVEEAVAADRLGLDFFGIGEHHRHEFAVSAPDVVLAAIASRTERIHLGSAVTVLSSDDPVRVFQRFSTLDAVSNGRAEVILGRGSFIESFPLFGYDLSQYQELFEEKLQLFAALLTQEPVTWTGTLRPPLTDQLVYPPVEHGRLKTWVGVGGSPESVVRAAHYGLPLVLAIIGGSPARFAPLADLYRRALEQFGHEPQPIAVHSPGIVAETDEAALDTLWPHYEVIINRIGRERGWGPATRAHFEAEASEHGALYAGSPETVATKIAAAMRSIGATRFDLKYSNGTLPHEVMMETIERYATQVVPRVRELLAEADADDAAADAGSDASATPADAPPAS
- a CDS encoding NADPH-dependent F420 reductase gives rise to the protein MERPVIGIFGAGKVGTALARLLVASGHRVLIAGSPRQTALDLVVGVVAPGAEVATPDALVDAADVVIVAVPFGKAATVPWPRFDGKIVVDAMNYWPPIDGNLPDIDADPRSTSEINAARNPGARLVKSLNHLGYHEMEDDSMPPGSSLRRALAVVGDDADARAVVARIIDAIGFDPVDGGALAHGVELEPGHPIFGRELSCAELGALLTPAQPAAA